atctttattattattaatattacacaAAGTGTTTAGGctgtttttttaaaaatattattataatcttgtattagaaacaatttttcgtaactttgattttatttcatcttttttattatacattatgtgtagaaaatttatttatcaatttatagtatatattagaaattctttttttttgatgaaatatCATTTTAATGGTCTTACTTTAAGTCATTATAAAAAACTAGGTAGAGTATTTGTCAAATCGTTTATTTGTTTTGTAGTTTAATAAAGCTTGCCTGAGGAGCAATTCGTGGAACTTTTGTAGATTCAACAGCAGATTATATAAATGGAGGTGAAGAGATAGATGATGCAACTGACATACACTTGAGTGGTTTAAGGTGTGTTACCGTCTTGATTGGAGCATATTTGAAGAGCACAGGCATACCTGTTCTAGGAGTAATTAATCAACCTTTTTATGTAAATGTGAATTCATtgtaagtaaaattaaaattcgtatAACATGCCTTTTAAGATATCAATGTaaatctttttccatttctgttAATATCTTTTCTGATTTATTTAATAGGTGGAAAGGAAACTGCTACTGGGGATTTATACAAAATGATATTGGAAAATGTTCTATAGTCAAAGAAATTGATGATAAAAAGATAGTTGTTCTTAGTAAAGTAGAAGATGTTAATATAAAATCTAAATTGTTAAGTGCTGGTTTCACGTTAGTAGAAGCTACAGGAGCtggttacaaaattttaaatgttGCTCTTGGACAAGCTGATGTTTATATTTTATCTAAAAGCTCTACATACAAGTGGGATACTTGTGGCCCTCATGCACTTTTACGTTCTTTAGGAGGGGGTGTTATCGAATTTCAcacttttataaataattcgGATTTAAATTGTTCAGACATAAAATATGAATCTACAAATAAGCATTTTTTAAATAGCAATGGTCTGATAGCATATCGGAAATTGGAAACTTTGCAAACTTTAAACTCCATTTTATGCAAATAATGCATTTTTAACAATGCTAATTTAGTATTATTTAATTCGCTTATGTGTTTTACATATTGTGATAATAATTGTAAGGggaatttttaagtttttaAGAAGAATTTATTGTTGTTACATATATTGTTATAAAGTTTTACTTTCCATTGGTATAGATGTTTCCTATCATAGTAATTACTATTTGgtgttaaatatacatatttgtcatatttaattcatattttatcaaattaacaAAGTACTATATAACCTTAATCCTCCTAACTAAAAATCATCACCATCACTTGGTAGTGATTTTTTAAGTGTATAAAACTATATGTGAAAGGTTTAATTGTACTAAGAACAAATCATTCCTTTATAATTCTTAGTGTTTTGATTTATATTTTAAGTCTTTCTGAACATAGAACTGCAAGAAGTTAATATTAGATGTTTCCATTTTAGATATTGCAAATACTTTTATGCGTTAAAGTTACAAACAAATTACATAAAAAAGTACCAACAATACTTAAgctaaaataattatacatattattttattctgtgGTTTAAGGCCAGAActttgtagaaataaatgtacatttacgattattaataaaaaaatggtAAATAGTAAGTATCAAGTAGTTATTTGGACAGCGAGTAACAACAAAGAATTTCAAttatgtttttaaaaatattaaaaatgtttcaattttcactTACGACTTTACCTTTTTctatattacaatggtatatttcacacaaatgttcggaacatgcgtaaatgttaataacaatcgcgtggatgaacaaacattcaccgaaaccgtccgccttcgcagatttcgcaatatcttgatgttcatttattacaattattaacaaccgttatGGGAtcatagattaaacaattattaacaatatcctagtatgaataatggcttaaaagtcatcaatttgttgaaatattcggttcgatcgaacaaagacaatcgaagtaaccgtgcgataaaataaatgaatatttctctacatatcgaaatatagtttgtatatatctatatatattccgaacgctcagtgacacacatatgtcacacggcaatgaagtgagttgccatctactagagaataggcgaactacacttaaggtgtgaaaacacctggcggagaaacgctcaagtttgtcgaggaattgttctgactttcattaATAGGGGGccccacaagcattatctaccgacattacaggtaGACAGGTGAATTGCCATCTAccggagaataggtaaactacatttaaggtgtgaaaacacctggcggagaaacgctcaagtttgtcgaggaattgttctgactttcatcaataggtggttccacaagcattatctaccgacattacaggtaagtatctcctttcgaatatTTActatcgtgcgataaaataaataaatatttctctacatatcgaaattattgtttgtatgcatgcaaatatgttctgaacgcgcaattccaaacatttgtaacgtggtaattatatgggttgccgtctcttggagaacatatttgttaattttcgcgattgttactaacatttatgcatgtgcccaatattaatcgaacaatatgtatcttatttatgctatataaatgattatacttatagaaattgattttgatcgagattcaaagtaaaaacttgtttcgtaaagttttaaagcataggaagtaataattgtctatttgatgcaataatttaacatttatttaattctcataatttacacaatacgcgtagaagttgtatttcttattcaaaagtgctgaaattcgattaatcgcttttgtatatagaaaaatcatcgtgataaacacttgtgagtcggtaatcgatacgtgtagccttgatttcAAGGTATCAAAggttttttttaatgtttaaagggaggctagaatgcagagaaattatgctgatttcgtttaattgtacatttattcgaaagatgatacatacaaaagtttgtacggaaatatttatttattctatcgcacggaagggaatatcatacaaatggaattacttatctgtaatgtcggtaaattatgctcaTGGCGCTATCtaatggtggaaataagaacaattcttcaacaaacttgagcgtttctccgccaggtgttttcacaccttaagtgtagttcacctattctctagtagatggcaactcacttcatcgctgtgtgacatatgtgtgtcactgagcgttcggaatatatatgcatatatacaaactataatttcgatatgtagagaaatattcatttattttgtcgcacggttacttcgattgtctttgttcgatctaacaaatatttccagaaaataatgactttcaagccattatttatactagaacattgttaataattgtttaatctacggtcccacgacgattgttaataaatatgataaataaacatcaagaaattgcgaaatctgcgaaggcgaacggtttcggtgaatgtttgttcatttccgcgattgttactaacatttacgctggttcccaatattaatcgaacaatgtgcatcgtatttatgcattaaaaatgattgattcgcctatagcaattgattttgatcgaacttcaaagtaaagagatgtttcttaaagttttaaaacatggaaagtaataattgtctctgagatatatcaatttaacatttgattaatacttgaagaatcgaaatttttgatattttcctgataccaaaggttgaaattcaggcataaattgtagaaaatgtttgattttgggactcttggtgtcagtatacgatatgcgaggaagtggcacgatttcgcagattcttagaattgatgtcaaattccaagaatgtccgcgaatcggaattttgttggactttcgaacgaatttctgaatcatggatcccgattttctttatatcaggagaacatgatagtcgaggacatatagttttaagtagttttagcagtttgttaggaccgggttaaagaaatggaaacaaataatggacaaaaataaagtttctgttgtcagtgaaattgattttatttcaatacatcaattcatcggaaatacaatcgcttttcttcgatccattaacatattcgcactttcatactcattacaaaaatgttgttctttaaagtactctacttgtggaaagtactgtaccgtaaagtactctactgtaccgtaaaaattactattctaaattcgcagccgattagctcggtactacccacgacgaataattattgttcgtcgcgagtaataccgattaccaggtctcaccacgtggaggttgctgcgagcggagacccggagagagatagatggaatcaaagttccatcgatctccctcgatacgcgatacaaacgaagatactaaaccaaagaggtggaaggaatcaatgttccttcgatctcctcgtttagttctgccaagcaattacattacggaaaaattaggcaaaattgggaaagacgcgacacgaaccgtgcagttggtcctactaggtctatcccgtttcccctccgtggttccgattacagagaaaacgaacgacgcctaccactcccctagaggagtgccccgtttctccatctttacgacgagagggtcttatttcggaggctttcgcagggaccggcaaaaatgcctgctcctgtgctcgcaacatgccccctctggaagcggacacaccggaagagacggcgatagaccgttcggactacttacacggccggccacttgcttgtacaagaagcagtggtgaccggaccgaggaacgacgaagcgagcaaaattaagctaaagattggataattgcttggcagatcacacccttaaaactaacttattctaactgcagagatagaaggaatcaatgttccttcgatctcctcgtttaattctgccgagcaattacgttatggaaaaattaggcaaaattgggaaatacgcgacacgaaccgtggagttgcccctactaggtcggtcccgtttcccctcagtgggcccgattctcaaggatatgcgcgacgccgtccactcctctagaggagtgccccgtttctcccaactccgcagccaggagccacgcagagcgtggacctgactcacagaggatgacgaagagagggtcttatgatggatcaagggcttccgcagggaccggtgcgaacacctgcccctgtgtccgcagcatatactctctcaaagcggacgcaccagaagagacggcgatcgagcgttcggtccacctccacggccggtcacttgcttatgcaacaagcagaggtggccggactgagatacgagcaagcgagcaaaaagaagctaaagattggataattgctcggcagatcacagatattcgtacatggtgaccttaaaactaacttagtctatacttagaattaacagtcccgcggaggatgcaatacatcagtcctcttcgttcttcgtttcccgatatatctaagagaatgtatctaagagaaacgtaagagaaacctaaagtcaaggcataatagaaaatagaaatgaatttggttagtggaaaaaaataaacatgtaaaaacaagtagaaattaaaatcagagaacaaatgaaatgaattacacaaagaaacaattaaaaaaaaaaaaaagaaaggattgagagaatggtcgccagttctgaccaccgcctaccggcggccagtaccggttaccaaggtggggggtcccccttccataaacctaaaacgaagagatccgtccacctcggaggctccaggaagaatgaaattttaaacaaccgggggctccttatataccctccgcaaagtcacttaccgttacttccattgtctttgttcgatctaatcgaatatttcaacaaattgatggcttttagccattatttatactagaacattattaataattgtttaatctacggtcctacgacggttgttaataaatatgattaataaacatcaagatattgcgaaatcttcgaaggcgaacggtttttgtgaatcgataatcgatacctgtagcctttgaaaatgtcagttggatctcagcgaaaaattccttcgcgaacaaagaatatttcaacgaaatgatattttaagccattatttatactaggacattgttaataatggtctaaagtatggtcctacgacggttgttaataaatatgataaataaacatcgagatattgcgaaatctgcgaagacggacggtttcggtgaatttttgttcatttccgcgattgttactaacatttatgcatgttcccaatattgatcgaacaatgtgcatcttatttttgtattgcaattaattaagaaacttatagaaattgattttgatcgagactcgatgttaaaacgtgtttcgtaaagttttaaagcatggtaagtaacaattgtttattagatacattaatttaacatttgtttaattcttataatttacacaatacgcgtagaagttgcattttttacttaaaagcgccggaattcaattaatcgtttctctagatagaaaaatcttcgtgatgaacacttgtgaatcgataatcgatacctgtagcctttgaaaatgtcagttggatctcagcgaaaaattccttcgcgaacaaagaatatttcaacgaaatgatattttaagccattatttatactaggacattgttaataatggtctaaagtatggtcctacgacggttgttaataaatatgataaataaacatcgagatattgcgaaatctgcgaagacggacggtttcggtgaatttttgttcatttccgcgattgttactaacatttatgcatgttcccaatattgatcgaacaatgtgcatcttatttatgtattgcaattaattaagaaacttatagaaattgattttgatcgagactcgatgttaaaacgtgtttcgtaaagttttaaagcatggtaagtaacaattgtttattagatacattaatttaacatttgtttaattcttataatttacacaatacgcgtagaagttgcattttttacttaaaagcgccggaattcaattaatcgtttctctagatagaaaaatcttcgtgatgaacacttgtgaatcgataatcgatacctgtagcctttgaaaatgtcagttggatctcagcgaaaaattccttcgcgaacaaagaatatttcaacgaaatgatattttaagccattatttatactaggacattgttaataatggtctaaagtatggtcctacgacggttgttaataaatatgataaataaacatcgagatattgcgaaatctgcgaagacggacggtttcggtgaatttttgttcatttccgcgattgttactaacatttatgcatgttcccaatattgatcgaacaatgtgcatcttatttttgtattgcaattaattaagaaacttatagaaattgattttgatcgagactcgatgttaaaacgtgtttcgtaaagttttaaagcatggtaagtaacaattgtttattagatacattaatttaacatttgtttaattcttataatttacacaatacgcgtagaagttgcattttttacttaaaagcgccggaattcaattaatcgtttctctagatagaaaaatcttcgtgatgaacacttgtgaatcgataatcgatacctgtagcctttgaaaatgtcagttggatctcagcgaaaaattccttcgcgaacaaagaatatttcaacgaaatgatattttaagccattatttatactaggacattgttaataatggtctaaagtatggtc
This window of the Ptiloglossa arizonensis isolate GNS036 chromosome 5, iyPtiAriz1_principal, whole genome shotgun sequence genome carries:
- the Ipp gene encoding inositol polyphosphate 1-phosphatase, translated to MKDGSRLLSILLKVSEKAANIARTCRQNDALFKLLVQEKSEEEKNPRFCQDFKTLADVLIQETIRHDIEVEFPELAKVVQGEENNIFSNAIGESIVVEVCSNIEETTQLLAKVMSSDIVTAELLAIEVHKDVQLLDVPIVGEFPLDFDINIYDLGIWIDPIDSTADYINGGEEIDDATDIHLSGLRCVTVLIGAYLKSTGIPVLGVINQPFYVNVNSLWKGNCYWGFIQNDIGKCSIVKEIDDKKIVVLSKVEDVNIKSKLLSAGFTLVEATGAGYKILNVALGQADVYILSKSSTYKWDTCGPHALLRSLGGGVIEFHTFINNSDLNCSDIKYESTNKHFLNSNGLIAYRKLETLQTLNSILCK